A genomic window from Cytobacillus suaedae includes:
- a CDS encoding thermonuclease family protein, which yields MKRTYLYFITTFLLLTILLPTQSFAHNGKKDELGGHFRSSDCAYLLHSPTELAKSAKNINEFIALIKANNTNEKCKAVLSPDTVDLEGYSFPSSSTESTPKEAPKTTTTTTTTTTTTTTTTAPKPTSTLEMGKTYTATLEKCTDGDTANFNINGTIYKTRFLYIDTPESTTQKEPFGKEASEYTCNFLKQGTITLETDGGDLFDKYERLLAWVFVDGKLHQEEITKAGFVEDFYDYGTYKYEERVIAAMSFATTNYTGMYEIYKPVATTTKDSTSESKASTEDDTKEEDKKDGTEVVNKDTTETDKNDTSTSTEKESTNTETATETKGTEEVVASDELVEETEVGNGYIITGLIVAMFFFMLPRIKLGMGVQPVLAHKLRFKKWWINFILLGFYIAFWWLLLLVIVIELIHLAKSRKQSVA from the coding sequence TTGAAACGCACTTATCTTTATTTCATCACTACTTTTTTACTACTAACAATCCTATTACCCACTCAATCTTTTGCTCATAATGGTAAAAAAGATGAACTAGGTGGTCATTTCAGATCATCAGACTGTGCTTATCTACTACACTCACCTACTGAACTGGCTAAATCAGCAAAAAATATTAATGAATTTATCGCATTGATTAAAGCAAACAATACAAATGAAAAATGTAAAGCTGTATTATCACCTGACACAGTAGATTTAGAAGGTTATTCTTTTCCTTCATCTAGTACAGAATCAACACCCAAGGAAGCGCCTAAAACTACTACTACTACTACTACTACTACTACTACTACTACTACTACTACTGCACCAAAACCTACTTCTACTTTAGAAATGGGTAAAACGTATACGGCAACTCTAGAGAAATGTACAGACGGTGATACAGCTAACTTTAATATTAACGGTACAATATATAAAACTCGTTTCCTCTATATTGATACACCAGAAAGTACAACTCAGAAAGAACCTTTTGGTAAGGAAGCTAGTGAATATACTTGTAACTTCTTAAAGCAAGGTACAATCACACTAGAAACCGATGGTGGGGACTTATTTGATAAATATGAACGTTTATTAGCTTGGGTATTTGTAGATGGTAAATTACATCAAGAAGAAATCACGAAAGCTGGCTTTGTTGAAGATTTCTATGACTATGGGACTTACAAATATGAGGAACGTGTAATAGCTGCTATGAGTTTTGCCACAACTAACTATACGGGTATGTATGAAATATATAAACCAGTGGCAACAACAACTAAGGATTCAACTTCTGAATCCAAGGCATCAACTGAGGATGATACTAAAGAGGAAGATAAGAAGGATGGAACTGAAGTAGTAAATAAAGATACAACTGAAACAGATAAAAATGATACTTCTACCTCTACGGAAAAAGAATCAACTAACACTGAAACTGCTACAGAAACTAAGGGTACTGAGGAAGTAGTAGCATCTGATGAATTAGTGGAAGAAACTGAAGTAGGTAACGGTTATATCATCACAGGATTAATCGTAGCAATGTTCTTTTTCATGCTTCCAAGAATTAAATTAGGAATGGGAGTTCAACCAGTACTTGCTCATAAATTACGTTTTAAGAAATGGTGGATCAACTTTATACTTTTAGGTTTCTATATTGCATTTTGGTGGCTATTACTGCTTGTAATTGTTATTGAATTGATACACTTAGCTAAATCAAGAAAACAGTCCGTTGCTTAA
- a CDS encoding AIM24 family protein, translated as MSRYSIDEFIKQTKQQDKGEGFFELETPRMLEVNLSGQVWAKMGSMVSYRGQIKFEREGILEHGLGKLFKKALTGEGTSLMKANGNGKLYLADQGKKISILHLNNDSIYVNGNDLLAFETSLDWDIKMMRRVAGMMAGGLFNVKLDGAGMVAITSHYEPLTLLVTPDNPVITDPNATVAWSGSLQPEFVTDITLKTFFGRGSGESIQMKFAGEGFVVVQPFEEIYLAQQQ; from the coding sequence ATGAGTAGATATTCAATTGATGAGTTTATAAAGCAAACAAAACAGCAGGACAAAGGTGAAGGTTTTTTCGAATTAGAAACACCGAGAATGTTAGAGGTAAACCTTTCGGGGCAGGTTTGGGCGAAAATGGGTTCAATGGTCTCCTACCGTGGCCAAATTAAGTTTGAACGGGAAGGAATACTCGAACATGGATTAGGAAAATTGTTTAAGAAAGCACTAACAGGAGAAGGAACTTCACTGATGAAAGCGAACGGTAACGGAAAACTATACTTAGCTGACCAAGGGAAGAAAATCTCAATCTTACACTTAAATAATGATTCGATCTATGTAAATGGCAATGATCTATTAGCCTTTGAAACATCTCTTGATTGGGATATAAAAATGATGAGACGTGTAGCAGGAATGATGGCAGGTGGATTGTTTAATGTAAAACTTGATGGTGCAGGAATGGTAGCCATTACCTCTCATTATGAACCTTTGACTCTTCTAGTAACTCCTGATAATCCAGTTATTACAGACCCGAATGCAACTGTGGCTTGGTCAGGTAGTCTACAACCTGAATTTGTTACAGACATTACGTTAAAAACCTTCTTTGGACGCGGTAGCGGAGAGTCAATCCAAATGAAATTTGCGGGTGAGGGGTTTGTTGTGGTTCAACCGTTTGAGGAGATATATTTAGCACAGCAACAATAG
- a CDS encoding class I SAM-dependent methyltransferase, with protein sequence MEKNNWHKQVEKQWDNNADFWNQNSENMWEKGSRSTIIPFLKGYLQPDMNILDVGCGDGYGSYKLYQEGLEVTGVDISKEMIEKAKARLEDKRLNYIQADLSDLPFDAETFSAVMAINSLEWTADPLQAINECKRILKPNGFLCVGLLGPTAGPRQNAYPRLYGEEVICNTMMPWELQQLVMENGFEVIDGHGVYKNAVDSSKINHFPLELKQALTFMWVFILKKKG encoded by the coding sequence ATGGAAAAGAACAATTGGCACAAGCAGGTTGAAAAGCAATGGGACAACAATGCAGATTTCTGGAATCAAAACTCTGAGAATATGTGGGAAAAAGGAAGTCGAAGCACTATTATCCCTTTCTTAAAAGGATATCTGCAGCCAGATATGAACATATTGGATGTAGGCTGTGGAGATGGATATGGATCGTATAAACTGTATCAAGAAGGATTAGAAGTAACTGGTGTCGATATATCGAAGGAAATGATTGAAAAAGCAAAGGCGAGGTTAGAGGATAAGAGGTTAAATTATATACAGGCGGACCTATCAGACTTACCCTTTGATGCCGAAACTTTTTCAGCAGTAATGGCGATTAATTCTCTGGAATGGACAGCAGATCCACTTCAGGCCATAAACGAATGTAAAAGAATTTTGAAACCTAATGGATTCTTATGCGTAGGATTACTAGGGCCAACGGCTGGACCTAGACAAAATGCATACCCAAGATTATATGGAGAAGAAGTCATCTGTAATACAATGATGCCATGGGAATTACAGCAGCTTGTGATGGAAAATGGTTTCGAAGTCATTGATGGCCACGGTGTATATAAAAATGCAGTTGACTCCTCGAAAATCAATCACTTTCCATTAGAATTAAAGCAGGCATTAACTTTTATGTGGGTGTTCATTTTAAAGAAGAAAGGATGA
- a CDS encoding PTS sugar transporter subunit IIA, whose amino-acid sequence MRITDLLKKDTIILDLKSSTKETVIDELVSKLDDANKLGNRSDFREAILKRESQSTTGIGEGIAIPHAKTSAVKTPAIAFGRSKQGIDYEALDGQPSFLFFMIAASEGANNAHLETLSRLSTLLMDVEFRQKLLNASSVDEVISLIDEKENEINQVDEKTVIKETVKSDTPFVLAVTGCPTGIAHTYMAADSLKAKAKEMNISIKVQTNGSSGIKNKLTAEEIEKAATIIVAADTKVDMEPFVGKKVIQVPVAQAIRKPAELLEKAVKQDAPVYQSTAKSEDSSSNEGKNERQGFYKHLMNGVSNMLPFVVGGGILIALSFIFGINASDPKDPSYHPIAEALMTIGGGNAFALMIPVLAGFIAMSIADRPGFAPGMVGGFMAAAGGAGFLGGLIAGFLAGYIVLGLKKLFASLPQSLEGIKPVLLYPLFGILITGLVMMFVVNDPAKALNDGMSTWLGGMGTTNLVLLGVILGGMMAVDMGGPINKAAFTFGIAMIDAGNFAPHAAIMAGGMVPPLGLALATTFFKKKFTKAEKDAGKTCYIMGASFITEGAIPFAAADPARVIPSAIIGSAVAGALTMIFGIGLPAPHGGAFVIPVVDGNPLLYVLAIAIGSIITALMVGFLKKPVK is encoded by the coding sequence ATGAGAATTACAGATTTATTAAAAAAAGATACAATTATTCTTGATCTAAAATCAAGCACCAAAGAAACGGTTATAGATGAATTAGTAAGTAAGCTCGACGATGCAAATAAGTTAGGTAATCGTTCCGACTTCAGAGAAGCTATATTGAAAAGAGAGTCTCAAAGTACTACTGGTATTGGAGAAGGTATAGCGATACCCCATGCGAAGACTAGTGCAGTCAAAACACCTGCAATTGCTTTTGGTCGTTCTAAACAAGGGATTGATTATGAAGCATTAGATGGTCAGCCAAGCTTTTTATTTTTTATGATTGCAGCAAGTGAGGGGGCAAATAACGCCCACTTAGAAACACTATCTAGACTTTCCACTCTATTAATGGATGTAGAATTTAGACAGAAACTATTAAATGCATCATCAGTAGATGAAGTTATTAGTTTAATAGACGAGAAAGAAAATGAAATAAATCAAGTAGATGAAAAGACTGTTATAAAAGAGACAGTGAAATCAGACACTCCATTTGTCTTAGCTGTTACTGGTTGCCCGACGGGTATTGCCCATACGTATATGGCAGCAGATTCACTTAAAGCTAAAGCAAAGGAAATGAATATTTCAATTAAAGTTCAAACAAATGGTTCTAGTGGTATCAAAAATAAACTAACTGCTGAAGAAATTGAAAAGGCCGCGACAATTATTGTAGCTGCCGATACAAAGGTTGACATGGAACCTTTTGTTGGGAAAAAAGTAATTCAAGTACCTGTTGCTCAAGCAATTCGAAAACCAGCTGAACTTTTAGAAAAGGCGGTTAAGCAGGATGCACCTGTTTATCAAAGCACAGCCAAGTCAGAAGATAGTAGCTCAAATGAAGGAAAGAATGAGAGACAAGGTTTTTATAAGCACCTAATGAATGGTGTTTCGAACATGCTACCGTTTGTAGTCGGTGGTGGAATTCTTATTGCATTGTCATTTATTTTTGGTATTAATGCTTCCGATCCAAAAGATCCGTCCTATCACCCCATTGCGGAAGCACTAATGACGATTGGTGGAGGTAATGCATTTGCTCTAATGATTCCGGTATTAGCCGGCTTTATTGCAATGAGTATCGCGGATCGTCCTGGTTTTGCACCTGGTATGGTGGGTGGTTTTATGGCTGCAGCCGGTGGAGCAGGGTTCCTAGGTGGCTTAATAGCAGGTTTCCTAGCAGGGTATATTGTTTTAGGACTCAAAAAATTATTCGCTAGTTTACCTCAGTCTCTAGAGGGTATAAAGCCAGTATTGTTATATCCATTATTCGGTATTTTAATTACAGGTTTAGTTATGATGTTTGTTGTTAACGACCCAGCCAAAGCACTTAATGATGGTATGAGCACATGGTTAGGTGGTATGGGTACTACGAATTTAGTATTACTTGGGGTTATTTTAGGTGGAATGATGGCCGTTGATATGGGAGGACCTATTAATAAGGCTGCATTTACATTTGGTATTGCGATGATTGATGCTGGTAATTTTGCTCCTCATGCAGCAATAATGGCTGGTGGGATGGTACCACCATTAGGACTTGCTCTAGCTACTACGTTCTTTAAGAAAAAGTTTACTAAAGCTGAAAAGGATGCAGGAAAGACTTGTTACATTATGGGAGCATCTTTCATTACTGAAGGCGCAATTCCATTTGCAGCGGCGGATCCAGCTCGTGTTATTCCGTCAGCTATCATTGGTTCGGCGGTAGCTGGTGCCTTAACTATGATATTTGGAATTGGATTACCTGCACCTCATGGTGGGGCATTTGTTATTCCAGTTGTAGATGGAAATCCATTATTATATGTACTAGCTATTGCGATAGGATCGATTATAACAGCATTAATGGTAGGTTTCTTAAAGAAACCGGTAAAATAA
- the pfkB gene encoding 1-phosphofructokinase — MIYTCTLNPSIDFIVHINDFKMGDLNKIDKEMKFPGGKGINVARVLKRLGINSKALGFVGGFTGEFIEDYLHSEDIDFDFIKVDGDSRINIKLKTDIETEINGRGPSISSEQLSEMMEKIKRLSSEDVLVLAGSIPVSLPEDIYVKMIKICRQNGVKVVIDASGKTLLKTLEFNPFLLKPNHHELGELFDVDLNTPEEAVPYGKKLVELGAENVIVSLADKGALFINNEMVLHANVPTGKVVNSVGAGDSVVAGFIGTYMKDSDVKEAFKIGVASGSATAFSTDLCTREEVSSLRRQIEVVER, encoded by the coding sequence GTGATTTATACTTGTACACTTAATCCTTCCATCGATTTTATTGTTCATATCAATGATTTTAAAATGGGAGATTTAAATAAAATCGACAAAGAAATGAAATTTCCAGGTGGAAAAGGAATAAATGTAGCACGAGTTCTGAAAAGGTTAGGGATTAATAGTAAAGCCTTAGGATTTGTTGGTGGTTTTACGGGTGAATTTATAGAAGATTATTTACACAGTGAAGATATCGACTTTGACTTTATAAAGGTTGATGGTGATTCACGAATCAACATTAAATTAAAAACAGATATTGAAACAGAAATAAATGGTCGAGGTCCCTCGATTTCCTCAGAGCAACTAAGTGAAATGATGGAGAAAATTAAACGTTTGTCTTCTGAAGATGTACTTGTTCTAGCTGGAAGTATTCCTGTTTCTTTACCGGAAGACATTTATGTAAAAATGATCAAGATATGCAGACAAAATGGTGTGAAGGTAGTAATAGATGCTTCAGGAAAGACACTTTTAAAGACTCTTGAATTTAATCCTTTCTTACTAAAGCCTAATCATCATGAACTTGGAGAACTGTTCGATGTTGATTTAAATACACCTGAGGAAGCTGTACCTTATGGAAAGAAATTAGTTGAATTGGGTGCAGAAAATGTCATCGTTTCGTTAGCTGATAAAGGTGCACTATTCATTAATAATGAAATGGTATTACATGCAAATGTCCCTACTGGTAAAGTTGTAAATTCAGTAGGAGCAGGAGATTCTGTTGTGGCAGGTTTTATCGGAACATATATGAAGGACAGTGATGTTAAAGAAGCATTTAAGATAGGCGTTGCCTCAGGTAGTGCAACAGCATTCTCTACAGATTTATGTACGAGGGAAGAAGTATCTAGTTTAAGAAGACAAATTGAAGTGGTTGAAAGGTAA
- a CDS encoding DeoR/GlpR transcriptional regulator → MLTPERHRLILELVNEKSIVKVQELVEQTNTSESTIRRDLQLLEEQNLLKRIHGGASLPQGNRNELGIPEKSTKNLQEKISIAEYASSLVNQGECIYLDAGTTTFQMIEYLKEKDIVVVTNGLTHIDLLLEHNINTYLVGGYIKSKTRALIGSGALASLKQYSFDKCFMGVNGVHYRYGYTTPDPEEALIKQTAIQLSRQSYFLADISKFGEVAFSKIVDLDKAQLITTETNVEVLAPYESKTTIKVVVT, encoded by the coding sequence TTGTTAACACCGGAAAGACATCGGTTGATCCTAGAACTTGTAAACGAGAAATCAATTGTCAAAGTTCAGGAGCTTGTTGAACAAACCAATACCTCAGAATCAACAATTCGTAGGGACTTACAATTACTCGAAGAGCAAAATCTGCTTAAACGAATTCATGGAGGAGCATCATTGCCTCAAGGTAATCGCAATGAACTCGGGATACCTGAGAAATCAACCAAAAACCTTCAAGAGAAAATATCAATTGCTGAGTACGCTTCAAGTCTTGTTAATCAAGGAGAATGTATATACCTTGATGCTGGGACTACAACTTTTCAAATGATTGAATACCTAAAAGAGAAGGATATTGTGGTTGTTACTAATGGACTAACACACATTGATTTATTGCTTGAACACAACATCAACACCTATTTAGTTGGTGGATATATAAAGAGCAAAACTAGAGCTCTCATCGGTAGTGGAGCATTAGCAAGCCTTAAGCAATATTCTTTTGATAAATGCTTTATGGGTGTAAATGGAGTTCACTATCGATATGGGTATACGACTCCAGATCCTGAAGAGGCTTTAATTAAACAAACAGCAATTCAATTATCACGTCAATCTTACTTTTTGGCTGATATATCAAAATTTGGTGAAGTCGCATTTTCAAAAATAGTAGATTTAGATAAAGCACAATTGATAACTACAGAAACAAACGTAGAGGTTTTAGCACCTTATGAATCAAAAACAACAATAAAGGTAGTGGTCACGTGA